The following are encoded together in the Brassica napus cultivar Da-Ae chromosome A9, Da-Ae, whole genome shotgun sequence genome:
- the LOC106366384 gene encoding uncharacterized protein LOC106366384 isoform X1, with the protein METHKAKVCIVGSGPAAHTAAIYAARAELTPILFEGWMANDIAPGGQLTTTTDVENFPGFPDGVLGIDLVEKFRKQSERFGAKIFTETVNKVDFSSKPFKLFTNTRTVLAEAVIVSTGAVAKRLSFPGSGEGAGGFWNRGISACAVCDGAAPIFRDKPLVVIGGGDSAMEEANFLTKYGSKVYIIHRRDKFRASKIMQKRALSNPKIEVILNGSVVEAYGDENGKGVLGGLKVKNVVNGAVSDLKASGLFFAIGHEPATKFLDGQVELDEDGYVVTKPGTTKTSVAGVFAAGDVQDKKYRQAVTAAGTGCMAALDAEHYLQEIGSQEVELGQVVRATPLTVYNEVSTSTPVTVYNEVSTSTPLTVYNGASTSTPFTVNNGESTVRRERYKWSPAEDVVLINAWLNTDKDIIVAVDQRASSFWKRIAAYYSSSPAAASLPKRESSHCKQRWQKINDSVHKFVECYDHALRQRTSGQSEDDVVQVAYQFYFDDCKKRFTLEHGWRKLRHSQKWYSYISKCSKSNGSSKRAKLDEGGTFSSSSNTKSNVEEQAMAHPIGVKSSKGEGENLVTKATNEENVATKTTNEENVATKTTNDERESNSRSRLENLWALNERDIAERNKLSRIELLRSLLGKTEKLSEKEETLKNKLIDEML; encoded by the exons ATGGAAACTCACAAAGCCAAGGTCTGCATCGTCGGAAGCGGCCCCGCAGCGCACACAGCAGCGATCTACGCAGCTAGAGCCGAGCTCACGCCTATCCTCTTCGAAGGATGGATGGCTAACGACATCGCCCCCGGCGGTCAATTAACCACGACCACCGACGTCGAAAACTTCCCCGGCTTCCCCGACGGTGTCCTCGGCATCGACCTCGTCGAGAAGTTCCGTAAGCAATCGGAGCGATTCGGCGCCAAGATCTTCACGGAGACTGTCAACAAAGTCGATTTCTCCTCGAAGCCGTTTAAGCTGTTCACCAATACGAGAACCGTCCTCGCCGAGGCCGTGATCGTCTCCACGGGAGCCGTGGCGAAGCGCCTCAGCTTCCCTGGATCTGGTGAAGGCGCCGGTGGTTTCTGGAACCGAGGTATCTCGGCCTGCGCTGTGTGCGACGGAGCTGCTCCGATTTTTAGGGATAAGCCTCTGGTGGTTATCGGCGGCGGCGATTCGGCTATGGAGGAGGCGAATTTTCTGACTAAGTATGGATCTAAGGTTTATATAATCCACAGGAGAGATAAGTTCAGGGCGTCTAAGATCATGCAGAAGAGAGCGTTGTCGAACCCTAAGATTGAAGTGATTTTGAACGGTTCGGTGGTTGAGGCGTATGGAGATGAGAACGGGAAAGGCGTTCTTGGGGGTTTGAAGGTGAAGAATGTTGTTAATGGTGCTGTGTCTGATTTGAAGGCTTCTGGATTGTTCTTTGCGATTGGGCATGAGCCAGCGACGAAGTTCTTGGATGGGCAGGTTGAGCTTGATGAAGATGGTTATGTGGTGACTAAGCCTGGTACTACGAAGACTAGCGTGGCTGGTGTGTTTGCTGCTGGTGATGTTCAAGATAAGAAGTACAGGCAGGCCGTCACAGCTGCAGGAACTG GGTGCATGGCCGCCTTGGATGCAGAGCATTACTTACAGGAGATTGGATCTCAAGAAG TTGAACTTGGTCAAGTTGTAAGAGCAACTCCACTCACGGTATATAATGAAGTATCTACGAGTACTCCAGTCACGGTATATAATGAAGTATCTACGAGTACTCCACTCACGGTATATAATGGAGCATCTACGAGTACTCCATTCACCGTAAATAATGGAGAATCTACGGTTAGAag GGAAAGATACAAGTGGAGCCCAGCTGAAGATGTTGTTCTTATCAATGCGTGGTTAAATACAGACAAAGATATAATTGTGGCTGTTGATCAAAGAGCTTCTTCTTTTTGGAAAAGAATTGCTGCATATTATTCATCAAGTCCTGCCGCTGCAAGTCTACCAAAGCGAGAAAGCAGTCACTGTAAGCAAAGGTGGCAGAAAATAAATGATAGTGTTCACAAGTTTGTTGAATGCTATGATCATGCTTTGAGACAAAGAACTAGTGGCCAGTCTGAAGATGATGTTGTCCAAGTTGCATACCAATTCTACTTCGACGATTGCAAAAAGAGATTCACGCTTGAACATGGATGGAGGAAGCTCCGTCATAGTCAAAAATGGTATAGTTACATCTCTAAATGTTCTAAGAGTAATGGAAGTTCAAAACGAGCAAAATTGGATGAAGGGGGCACATTTTCTTCAAGCTCTAATACAAAAAGTAACGTAGAGGAACAAGCTATGGCTCATCCTATTGGTGTGAAGTCATCAAAGGGCGAAGGGGAGAATCTTGTTACTAAAGCAACAAATGAAGAGAATGTTGCTACTAAAACAACAAATGAAGAGAATGTTGCTACTAAAACAACAAATGACGAAAGGGAGTCCAACTCCCGATCGAGGCTCGAGAACTTGTGGGCTCTAAATGAGAGAGATATAGCTGAGAGAAATAAACTATCAAGGATAGAGCTGCTTAGAAGCCTTCTGGGAAAAACAGAAAAACtttcagaaaaagaagaaactttGAAGAACAAACTCATCGATGAAATGTTGTAA
- the LOC106366384 gene encoding thioredoxin reductase 2-like isoform X2, whose protein sequence is METHKAKVCIVGSGPAAHTAAIYAARAELTPILFEGWMANDIAPGGQLTTTTDVENFPGFPDGVLGIDLVEKFRKQSERFGAKIFTETVNKVDFSSKPFKLFTNTRTVLAEAVIVSTGAVAKRLSFPGSGEGAGGFWNRGISACAVCDGAAPIFRDKPLVVIGGGDSAMEEANFLTKYGSKVYIIHRRDKFRASKIMQKRALSNPKIEVILNGSVVEAYGDENGKGVLGGLKVKNVVNGAVSDLKASGLFFAIGHEPATKFLDGQVELDEDGYVVTKPGTTKTSVAGVFAAGDVQDKKYRQAVTAAGTGCMAALDAEHYLQEIGSQEGKSD, encoded by the exons ATGGAAACTCACAAAGCCAAGGTCTGCATCGTCGGAAGCGGCCCCGCAGCGCACACAGCAGCGATCTACGCAGCTAGAGCCGAGCTCACGCCTATCCTCTTCGAAGGATGGATGGCTAACGACATCGCCCCCGGCGGTCAATTAACCACGACCACCGACGTCGAAAACTTCCCCGGCTTCCCCGACGGTGTCCTCGGCATCGACCTCGTCGAGAAGTTCCGTAAGCAATCGGAGCGATTCGGCGCCAAGATCTTCACGGAGACTGTCAACAAAGTCGATTTCTCCTCGAAGCCGTTTAAGCTGTTCACCAATACGAGAACCGTCCTCGCCGAGGCCGTGATCGTCTCCACGGGAGCCGTGGCGAAGCGCCTCAGCTTCCCTGGATCTGGTGAAGGCGCCGGTGGTTTCTGGAACCGAGGTATCTCGGCCTGCGCTGTGTGCGACGGAGCTGCTCCGATTTTTAGGGATAAGCCTCTGGTGGTTATCGGCGGCGGCGATTCGGCTATGGAGGAGGCGAATTTTCTGACTAAGTATGGATCTAAGGTTTATATAATCCACAGGAGAGATAAGTTCAGGGCGTCTAAGATCATGCAGAAGAGAGCGTTGTCGAACCCTAAGATTGAAGTGATTTTGAACGGTTCGGTGGTTGAGGCGTATGGAGATGAGAACGGGAAAGGCGTTCTTGGGGGTTTGAAGGTGAAGAATGTTGTTAATGGTGCTGTGTCTGATTTGAAGGCTTCTGGATTGTTCTTTGCGATTGGGCATGAGCCAGCGACGAAGTTCTTGGATGGGCAGGTTGAGCTTGATGAAGATGGTTATGTGGTGACTAAGCCTGGTACTACGAAGACTAGCGTGGCTGGTGTGTTTGCTGCTGGTGATGTTCAAGATAAGAAGTACAGGCAGGCCGTCACAGCTGCAGGAACTG GGTGCATGGCCGCCTTGGATGCAGAGCATTACTTACAGGAGATTGGATCTCAAGAAGGTAAGAGTGATTAG